DNA from Cystobacter fuscus DSM 2262:
GCGCGCCCACGAAGAGCCCCTCCAGCGCCAGGTTGAGCGCGCCCCATGGGTGGTGCCACAGCCGGAGCGTTGCCAGGCCCGCCACCGCCCCCGCGACGCCTCCACTCACCGGACCGAACAGCACCGCGGTGATGAGCACCAGCAGGGGCCCGAGCAGCAGATGCACCCCGGGGAGTACCTCCAGGGCCGCCAGGTTCAGCCCGCACCCGATCAGCCCGAGCGCCAGACCGTACCCGATTCGCCCCAGGACTTTCATCGGCGCCCAGGGTGCGCACCAGATGACGTCCTGGCAACGATTCTTTTGCCCTGACTACTCGCCCGGAGTAGGACGGTGGCCTTCACGGATGCATGAGCGGGTGGGAACGAATGGCTCCTTCCCGGTCGTCTGGCTTCCCGAGGACGCCCCCTTGTAGGGCCGGCTGGCGGACGCCTGGGAGAAGGCCTGGGATGGCCCTCGTTGCCTCGGTTGTTGGAACGCCCGCCGTTCCAGTGTCCAGGCGTTTTTCCTCTCCTGCTCCAAAACTGGAACCAGTGCCATGGCGGGGTTCGAATGGGACGAGACCCGTTGAGACCCCATCACGGAGAAATCATGAGCCACACCAAACCGTCCTCCCCCCCGGGGACGAAGCGGGAGGGAGGTCCGTCGAAGTGGTCGACGGTCGCCGGACGCCTGTGCGTCGCCGCCTCCTTGTTGTCCTCCCCGGCCGTGTTCGCGCAACCGGCGGGGCTGGCCTCCTTCGAGCTGGAGCGGCTGGAGCTGAATCCCAGTGCGCGGGGCTCCCTGGTGCTGGGCACCGGCGAGCTGTTGCCCGAGGGCAGCGCGCGCCTGTCGGTGGCGGGTCATTACGAGAGCAACCCGCTGTCGCTCTACCGCGAGGGCGAGCGGTTGGGGGCGGTGGTGGGAGCTCGAGTGACCGGGCACCTGCTGGCGGCGTGGGCGCCCCTGCGCTGGTTGGAGCTGGGCGCGCAGGTGCCCCTGGTGGTCTGGCAGCGGGGAGATGATCTCTCGGCCCGAGGGGTCCCGGCGCCCGCGAGCGCGGGCCTGGGCACGCCCCTGCTCCACGTCCGGCTGGGTCTGCTCGCGCAACAGCGCCAGGCGCCGGTGGACCTCGCGCTCGAGCTGGGCGTGGGCCTGCCCCTGGGTAGCGCGGAGGCGCTCTCGCGCGATGGCGCCGTGCGGCTCGCCCCCAAGGTGATGCTGGGCCGCGAGCTGGGCTGGCTGCGCACCGGCATGGAGGTGGGGGTGCTGGTGCGGCCCGCGGTCGTCCTCGGAGATGGGACGAAGGTGCAGGACGAGGTGGGCAACGAGCTGCGCCTGGGCGCGGCGGTGTCCACCCGGGGCGCGGGCCTGCGCGGTGAGTTGAGCGTGCGGGGCTCCGTGCCGCTCGCCGCCCGCGAGTCGGGCGCCGTGGAGGTGCTGGCGGGCCTGCGCCTGCCGGTGGGCTCGTCCGCCGAGGTCTACGCGCTGGGCGGTCCGGGGTTCGGTGCCGCCCCGGGCACGCCGGCCTTCCGCGTGCTGCTCGGCGTGGCCATGGGGGGTCGCGACCGCTCGGCCGCCGCCGCGGGTCCGGATGCGGATGGGGACGGGGTGGGCGACGCGCGGGACAAGTGCCCCACGGAAGCGGGTCCGGCCTCGCGCCAGGGCTGCCCGGTGAAGGACGAGGACCGGGACGGCATCGCGGACGAGTACGACAAGTGCCCCACGAAGGTGGGGCCGCCCTCGAGCCTGGGCTGCCCGGTGCCAGTGAAGGACACGGACCAGGATGGCATCGCGGACACGGGCGATGACTGCCCGAAGGAGCCGGGTCCGGCCTCGAGCCTGGGCTGCCCGGTGCGGCTCGTGGACGCGGACGCGGACAAGGATGGGGTCGCCGACAGCGTGGATGGTTGTCCGAAGGAAGCGGGCCCGGCCTCGAGCCAGGGCTGCCCGGTGAAGCGCGCGGACGCGAACGCGGATGGGGACAAGGACAAGGACGGCGTGGCGGACGCCCAGGACAACTGCCCCACCGAGGCCGGAGTGGCCACCAACCAGGGCTGCCCGGAGAAGCAGAAGCAGCTCGTGGCCCTGCAGTCCGGCAAGCTCGAGCTCAAGGAGCAGGTGGCCTTCGTCAACCGCAAGGCCGTCATCCAGCCGAACTCCTTCGCGCTGTTGAATCAGGTGTCCAGCATCCTCGGCCAGCACCCGGAGTTCGGGCGGGTCATCATCGAGGGGCACACGGACAACCGTGGCAACGCGGCGGCCAATCGCAAGCTGTCGCTGGCGCGCGCCGAGGCGGTGAAGGCCTATCTGGTGAGCAAGGGCGTGCAGGCCTCGCGCCTGGAGACCAAGGGCCTGGGTCCCGATCAGCCCATCCGCTCCAACCTGACGGAAAGCGGCCGCGTGGCCAACCGCCGCGTGGAATTCATCATCGCCACCCCTGAGCGCGAGCAGAAGTAGCCGACGAGGACAGGAAGACCATGAAGAACACACTCTTCACGAAGTGGCTCGCGGCCGCGCTGTGGGTGCTGGCGCTCGGTTCGACGGCGGCGCTGGCCGAGCCGGATACCTTCTATCTGGGCGATGGGCACAACGGCCCGTTCACGGCGGATCCTGAGAGCATCGTCAACAGCTATGCCCAGGTGGTGTCCCCCCTGTTGGAGGGAGACACGGAGATCATCGTCGGCAACTGCACGCCAGCGCCCTGCTTCTCCGGTGGCGATCTGGTGATGGTGTTCCAGACGACCGGCTTCCTGGGGACCCCCCAGGTCGAGGAGCCCGCGACGTCCACGTCGCTCAACAACACCGAGGTGGGCCGCTGGGAGCTGGCGCGGGTGGA
Protein-coding regions in this window:
- a CDS encoding OmpA family protein; this translates as MSHTKPSSPPGTKREGGPSKWSTVAGRLCVAASLLSSPAVFAQPAGLASFELERLELNPSARGSLVLGTGELLPEGSARLSVAGHYESNPLSLYREGERLGAVVGARVTGHLLAAWAPLRWLELGAQVPLVVWQRGDDLSARGVPAPASAGLGTPLLHVRLGLLAQQRQAPVDLALELGVGLPLGSAEALSRDGAVRLAPKVMLGRELGWLRTGMEVGVLVRPAVVLGDGTKVQDEVGNELRLGAAVSTRGAGLRGELSVRGSVPLAARESGAVEVLAGLRLPVGSSAEVYALGGPGFGAAPGTPAFRVLLGVAMGGRDRSAAAAGPDADGDGVGDARDKCPTEAGPASRQGCPVKDEDRDGIADEYDKCPTKVGPPSSLGCPVPVKDTDQDGIADTGDDCPKEPGPASSLGCPVRLVDADADKDGVADSVDGCPKEAGPASSQGCPVKRADANADGDKDKDGVADAQDNCPTEAGVATNQGCPEKQKQLVALQSGKLELKEQVAFVNRKAVIQPNSFALLNQVSSILGQHPEFGRVIIEGHTDNRGNAAANRKLSLARAEAVKAYLVSKGVQASRLETKGLGPDQPIRSNLTESGRVANRRVEFIIATPEREQK